One window from the genome of Candidatus Zixiibacteriota bacterium encodes:
- a CDS encoding serine kinase, translating into MTTQDLVERIGLKPLSRFDPRPVTGVFISDMLSDVMAGAKSGDLWLTVQTHKNIVPAANLVDAAAVVVTSGKTVPQETIDLANKYNIAILASPLPVYELVGRLYSLGIGTP; encoded by the coding sequence GTGACAACCCAAGATCTGGTGGAGAGAATCGGGCTGAAGCCGCTGAGCCGGTTTGATCCGCGTCCGGTGACGGGCGTGTTCATTTCCGACATGCTTTCGGATGTGATGGCCGGGGCGAAGTCGGGGGATTTGTGGCTGACGGTGCAGACCCACAAGAACATCGTGCCGGCGGCGAATCTGGTCGATGCCGCAGCCGTGGTCGTCACCAGCGGCAAGACGGTGCCGCAGGAGACGATCGACCTGGCCAACAAGTACAACATCGCCATCCTGGCGTCGCCGCTGCCCGTGTACGAGCTGGTCGGGCGGCTGTACAGCCTGGGGATCGGAACGCCGTAG
- a CDS encoding ATP-binding protein gives MSLTQTFTIQGDDFASAGGVSTEVKSILKKIGLDPKLVRRVAISTYEGEMNVVMHAQSAVATLSITPRCITVVLADRGKGIPDIEKAMQAGWSTATEEMRAMGFGSGMGLPNIKKNADELNVESEVGKGTTLTMRFYI, from the coding sequence ATGAGCCTCACCCAGACATTCACGATCCAGGGGGACGATTTCGCCAGCGCCGGGGGGGTGTCGACGGAGGTGAAGTCGATCCTGAAGAAGATCGGCCTGGACCCGAAGCTCGTGCGGCGGGTGGCGATTTCCACGTACGAGGGGGAGATGAACGTGGTCATGCACGCGCAGTCGGCGGTGGCCACGCTGTCGATCACGCCGCGCTGCATCACGGTGGTGCTGGCCGACCGGGGGAAGGGCATTCCGGACATCGAGAAGGCGATGCAGGCGGGGTGGTCGACGGCGACCGAAGAGATGCGGGCGATGGGGTTCGGGTCGGGCATGGGATTGCCCAATATCAAGAAGAACGCGGATGAGTTGAACGTTGAGAGCGAGGTCGGCAAAGGCACGACGCTGACCATGCGGTTTTACATCTGA
- a CDS encoding 4Fe-4S binding protein — translation MVQYYHAHQVNPRKCRGHMNCMRRCPTQAIRVRNGTAVIHDELCIDCGTCISVCPSAAIDPVINPLQAFSGFKYKVVVPSSALYAQFDSSIHPWVIHQAFRRLGFDLVVNVGLTCEYLAKATTRYLDKYTGPRPVISSECPCVIRLIQVRYPDLVGNIIRLDVRRELTARGTRRSLMASTGLGSEEIGIIYISPCPAKVVSIEQPAEKEQSWFNGAVAIRDVYALLYPIVMGLQAEFDEGAVPEDFFFRAGWPILGGITQSLNMDNWLAVSGLDHVMKIFDDIENSRLRNVDYVEAVACMMGCVGGIFNVENPYVARANNIRQRTRYEKGRPIPEAEIERRLTDGDFALEHSVPPRPTKYFDTDLETSIKRLREVDRIFQKLHQIDCGVCGAPTCKAFAEDCARGDARLTDCVFLSNRGGAE, via the coding sequence GTGGTCCAGTACTACCATGCCCACCAGGTGAATCCCCGCAAGTGCCGCGGGCACATGAACTGCATGCGGCGCTGCCCGACGCAGGCGATCCGGGTCCGCAACGGCACGGCGGTCATCCACGACGAACTCTGCATCGACTGCGGCACGTGCATCTCGGTCTGCCCCTCGGCCGCAATCGACCCGGTCATCAACCCGCTCCAGGCGTTCAGCGGATTCAAGTACAAAGTCGTCGTCCCCTCCTCCGCTCTCTACGCCCAGTTCGATTCGAGCATCCACCCGTGGGTCATTCACCAGGCGTTCCGGCGGCTCGGGTTCGATCTCGTGGTCAATGTCGGGCTCACCTGCGAGTACCTGGCGAAAGCGACCACCCGCTACCTGGACAAGTACACAGGGCCGCGGCCGGTCATCTCGAGCGAGTGTCCGTGCGTGATCCGGCTCATCCAGGTGAGGTACCCGGACCTGGTGGGTAACATCATCCGCCTGGACGTCCGGCGGGAATTGACGGCGCGGGGGACGCGGCGGAGCCTGATGGCGTCGACGGGCCTGGGCTCGGAGGAGATCGGCATCATCTACATATCTCCGTGTCCGGCCAAGGTGGTGTCGATCGAGCAGCCGGCCGAGAAGGAGCAGTCGTGGTTCAACGGGGCGGTGGCGATCCGCGACGTGTACGCGCTGCTCTACCCGATCGTCATGGGCCTCCAGGCCGAGTTCGACGAGGGGGCGGTGCCCGAGGATTTCTTTTTCCGGGCGGGATGGCCGATTCTCGGCGGGATCACGCAGAGCCTCAACATGGACAACTGGCTGGCGGTGTCGGGGCTCGACCACGTGATGAAGATATTCGACGACATCGAGAATTCGCGCCTCCGCAATGTCGACTACGTCGAGGCGGTGGCCTGCATGATGGGGTGTGTCGGGGGGATTTTCAACGTCGAGAACCCCTACGTGGCGCGGGCGAACAACATCCGCCAGCGCACCCGCTACGAGAAGGGGCGGCCGATCCCGGAGGCCGAGATCGAGAGGCGTCTGACCGACGGCGACTTTGCGCTGGAGCACTCGGTGCCGCCGCGGCCGACGAAGTATTTCGACACCGACCTCGAGACCTCCATCAAGCGCCTGCGCGAGGTCGACCGGATATTCCAGAAACTGCATCAGATCGACTGCGGCGTCTGCGGCGCGCCGACGTGCAAAGCGTTCGCCGAAGACTGCGCCCGCGGGGACGCCCGGCTCACCGATTGCGTGTTCCTTTCCAACCGAGGTGGTGCGGAATGA
- the nuoE gene encoding NADH-quinone oxidoreductase subunit NuoE, giving the protein MASTAGAPGAAADLSGILRECSGERGDLIPLLQKLQHTAGFISADGVRQIALALRITENEVYGVASFYSQFRFTPPGRHSIKVCLGTACHVRGGQIISDAVSRELGVAAGETTPDRRFDFQRVACLGCCALAPVVQIDDDIHSRMAVIRLKEVLAKYE; this is encoded by the coding sequence ATGGCTTCCACGGCCGGGGCGCCCGGCGCGGCCGCCGATCTCAGCGGCATACTGCGCGAATGTTCGGGGGAGCGCGGCGACCTCATCCCGCTGCTGCAGAAACTTCAGCACACGGCCGGGTTCATATCGGCGGACGGGGTGCGGCAGATCGCGCTGGCCCTGCGGATCACGGAGAACGAGGTGTACGGCGTGGCCTCGTTCTACTCGCAGTTCCGCTTCACGCCGCCGGGGCGGCACTCGATCAAGGTGTGTCTCGGGACGGCCTGCCACGTGCGCGGGGGGCAGATCATCAGCGACGCCGTGTCGCGCGAGCTTGGGGTGGCGGCGGGCGAGACGACACCCGACCGGCGCTTCGATTTCCAGCGCGTCGCCTGCCTGGGCTGCTGCGCGCTGGCCCCGGTCGTGCAAATCGACGACGACATTCACAGCCGGATGGCGGTCATCCGCCTGAAAGAGGTGCTTGCGAAGTATGAGTGA
- a CDS encoding NADH-quinone oxidoreductase subunit NuoF, whose amino-acid sequence MSDFTERVVEARRVWEELAASRVPVITIGTASCGRAAGALDVLAAVEDTLRELRLKARVMQVGCIGPCYLEPLVDITAPGRPRVSYGNVVPGRVHNLIESCLVKDNWLPKQALGHFGEAPLPELPETPRFFDLPMLRAQVRIVLRNCGIIDPDEVDHYLAREGYAGFLAALGRPPEAVIAEVREAGLRGRGGAGFPTHRKWEVCRSQAGSEKYLICNADEGDPGAFMNRSLIEGDPHAVLEGMLIAAYAIGATRGYIYIRAEYPLAIVRLRRAIEQMRALGLLGRNIQGSAFSFDITIKEGAGAFVCGEETALIASIEGRRGMPRSRPPFPAIAGLHGKPTIINNVETLGTLPHILRHGAAWYRQYGTQGNYGTKTFSLVGKVRRPGLIEVPLGMTLRQIIFDIGGGTRKKFKAVQTGGPSGGCLSEEFLDTPVDYESLTAAGSIMGSGGLIVMDEDTCVVDIARYFLDFTQKESCGKCTPCRVGSRHMVEILERITLGQAAPEDLIRLQVLAETVKRGSLCGLGQTAPNPALTTLRYFRPEFLLHVTEKHCPASVCRELIEYRVVPEKCTGCQRCVSVCPTGAITGPRSETHNLDPDKCIKCRACYEICRFDAIAGDAIIIRSKRSVPNELTP is encoded by the coding sequence ATGAGTGATTTCACCGAACGGGTCGTCGAGGCGCGGCGCGTCTGGGAGGAACTGGCGGCCAGCCGGGTTCCGGTGATAACGATCGGCACGGCCTCGTGCGGGCGGGCGGCCGGGGCGCTCGACGTGCTGGCCGCCGTGGAAGACACGCTCCGGGAGCTGCGCCTGAAGGCGCGCGTCATGCAGGTGGGCTGCATCGGTCCCTGTTACCTTGAGCCGCTGGTCGACATCACCGCGCCGGGGCGGCCGCGGGTGAGTTACGGCAACGTCGTTCCCGGCCGCGTCCACAATCTGATCGAGAGCTGCCTGGTCAAAGACAACTGGCTTCCCAAGCAGGCGCTGGGGCATTTCGGCGAGGCGCCGCTGCCGGAGCTGCCGGAGACCCCACGGTTTTTCGACCTGCCGATGCTCAGAGCGCAGGTGCGGATCGTGCTGCGCAACTGCGGCATCATCGACCCCGACGAGGTCGACCACTATCTCGCGCGCGAGGGCTACGCGGGATTCCTCGCGGCCCTGGGCAGGCCGCCGGAGGCGGTCATCGCCGAGGTCCGCGAGGCAGGCCTCCGCGGCCGCGGCGGGGCCGGTTTCCCGACCCATCGAAAGTGGGAAGTGTGCCGGTCGCAGGCGGGCTCGGAAAAGTACCTGATCTGCAACGCCGACGAGGGGGATCCGGGGGCGTTCATGAACCGCTCGCTCATCGAGGGGGACCCGCACGCGGTGCTCGAGGGGATGCTGATCGCCGCCTACGCGATCGGGGCCACCCGCGGGTACATCTACATCCGCGCCGAGTATCCCCTGGCGATCGTGCGGCTCCGCCGGGCGATCGAGCAGATGCGCGCGCTGGGGCTGCTCGGGCGGAACATCCAGGGCTCGGCCTTCAGTTTCGACATCACGATCAAGGAGGGGGCGGGGGCTTTCGTGTGCGGCGAGGAGACCGCCCTGATCGCATCGATTGAGGGCCGGCGGGGGATGCCCCGCTCGCGCCCGCCCTTCCCGGCCATCGCCGGCCTCCACGGGAAGCCGACGATCATCAACAATGTCGAGACGCTCGGCACCCTTCCGCACATTCTGCGGCACGGGGCCGCCTGGTACCGCCAGTACGGCACGCAGGGGAACTACGGCACCAAGACGTTTTCGCTGGTGGGCAAGGTGCGGCGGCCGGGGCTGATCGAGGTGCCGCTCGGGATGACGCTCCGGCAGATCATTTTCGACATCGGCGGGGGCACGCGGAAGAAGTTCAAAGCGGTCCAGACCGGCGGACCGTCGGGCGGCTGCCTCTCCGAGGAGTTCCTCGACACGCCGGTGGATTACGAGTCGCTGACGGCGGCCGGGTCGATCATGGGTTCGGGGGGGCTGATCGTCATGGATGAGGACACGTGCGTGGTGGACATCGCCCGGTACTTCCTCGATTTCACGCAGAAGGAGTCGTGCGGCAAGTGCACGCCCTGCCGGGTCGGGTCGCGCCACATGGTGGAGATTCTGGAGCGCATCACGCTCGGCCAGGCGGCGCCGGAGGACCTGATCCGGCTGCAGGTGCTGGCAGAGACGGTCAAGCGGGGCTCGCTGTGCGGGCTCGGCCAGACGGCGCCCAACCCGGCGCTGACGACGCTGCGCTATTTCCGGCCGGAGTTTCTCCTGCATGTGACGGAGAAGCACTGTCCGGCCTCGGTGTGCCGCGAGCTGATCGAGTACCGGGTGGTGCCCGAGAAATGCACGGGGTGCCAGCGCTGCGTGAGCGTCTGTCCGACGGGGGCGATCACGGGTCCGCGCTCGGAGACGCACAACCTCGATCCCGACAAGTGCATCAAGTGCCGGGCGTGTTACGAGATCTGCCGTTTCGACGCCATCGCCGGCGACGCCATCATCATCCGGTCCAAACGGAGTGTGCCCAATGAACTCACCCCATGA
- a CDS encoding molybdopterin-dependent oxidoreductase: MNSPHDPVTVTIDSRSLSAARGATILEIARAAGLYIPTLCAHKDLTPYGGCRMCIVEVDGMRGFPTACTTPAESGMVIRTHTAQLHEIRTEILRLILSEHPCSCLVCDEQDECRQYSATIRKAGVTTGCRYCPNDGQCELQEVAARLGITEIGYPVYYRNLPVHKDDPFFDRDYNLCILCGRCVRMCQEIRTAGTLTFLRRGPQTVIGPAFDRTHLEAGCEFCGACVSVCPTGALAEKARKWKGAAEREVTTTCPFCGVGCQVRLQVKKDEVVGALPAEDDLVNRGQLCVKGRFCIPEIVSHPRRLRHAYKLRDGVLVDIGWEEAATLAAERLTACPPEEFGLLVSANCSNEDLYVAQKFARAVMRSNNIDTTFRLAYGASCAPYVEHLRAPATLEDLRRAEAVIAIGLDTRFGRSVIGAELRKAFRRGARIVTIHHRPHDLAQIAAHWLRPAAGQEGELLRELMAATAPAARGGRGKTTGGADIAAAAGTIRESGRTVILLGPMLLDRTDGPDLLRAVHAWAAALGAAVMPLPSQNNFLGALLMGAVGELLPGGAAWADTAARDRLARRWQSALPAEGAQWNSSLVGRGPRRKVLYLLGEVIPNPRAGAETVIFQNIFHPPDLTGADLVLPAAAFSETDGTVINGEGRVQRLHRALDPPGDAAPDWEIVCRIARAMGAAGFAFGSAREIHEEIATLIEGFDAFDAPARAPHRWPLAECDLPAAASAPRSDGSATNPFLLLTTNLEHTHRGFAMADRVAGLSRLYPLRVVEMNPVDARTMGIADGETVAVTAEGLDRCWPVCVTAAQPEGLLHVVLPPGELDGANPRRVQVRKCHV; this comes from the coding sequence ATGAACTCACCCCATGACCCCGTCACCGTCACCATCGACAGCCGTTCCCTGAGCGCGGCGCGCGGGGCGACCATTCTGGAGATCGCGCGCGCGGCCGGCCTCTACATCCCGACCCTGTGCGCCCACAAGGACCTCACGCCCTACGGCGGGTGCCGGATGTGCATTGTCGAGGTTGACGGGATGCGCGGTTTTCCGACCGCCTGCACGACGCCGGCCGAATCGGGCATGGTGATCCGCACCCACACCGCCCAACTGCACGAGATCCGCACCGAGATTCTCCGCCTGATCCTGAGCGAGCATCCGTGCAGCTGCCTGGTGTGCGACGAGCAGGACGAATGCCGGCAGTACTCGGCCACGATTCGGAAGGCCGGCGTGACCACCGGATGCCGCTACTGCCCGAACGACGGCCAGTGCGAACTGCAGGAGGTGGCGGCCCGGCTCGGCATCACCGAGATCGGCTACCCCGTCTACTACCGCAACCTACCGGTGCACAAGGACGATCCGTTTTTCGACCGCGACTACAACCTCTGCATTCTCTGCGGGCGGTGCGTGCGGATGTGCCAGGAGATCCGGACGGCGGGGACACTGACCTTTCTGCGGCGGGGGCCGCAAACGGTGATCGGTCCGGCGTTCGACCGGACGCATCTCGAGGCCGGCTGCGAGTTCTGCGGCGCGTGCGTGTCGGTGTGCCCGACCGGCGCGCTGGCGGAGAAAGCGCGCAAATGGAAAGGGGCCGCCGAGCGCGAGGTCACCACGACGTGCCCGTTTTGCGGTGTCGGCTGCCAGGTGCGCCTGCAGGTCAAGAAAGACGAAGTGGTCGGGGCGCTGCCGGCCGAGGACGACCTGGTCAATCGGGGGCAGCTATGTGTGAAGGGGCGGTTCTGTATCCCCGAGATTGTGTCCCATCCGCGGCGGCTCCGGCACGCGTACAAGCTGCGCGACGGGGTACTGGTCGACATCGGCTGGGAGGAGGCGGCGACTCTGGCGGCCGAGCGGCTGACCGCGTGCCCACCGGAGGAGTTCGGCCTGCTCGTTTCGGCGAACTGCAGCAACGAGGATCTCTACGTGGCGCAGAAATTCGCACGCGCGGTCATGCGTTCGAACAACATTGACACGACGTTCCGCCTGGCCTACGGGGCGAGTTGCGCGCCGTACGTCGAGCACCTGCGGGCGCCGGCGACGCTGGAGGATTTGCGCCGGGCGGAGGCCGTGATCGCGATCGGGCTGGATACGCGTTTCGGCCGGTCGGTGATCGGGGCCGAGTTGCGCAAGGCGTTCCGGCGGGGCGCGCGCATTGTCACGATTCACCACCGGCCGCACGATCTGGCGCAGATCGCCGCTCACTGGCTCCGGCCGGCCGCCGGCCAGGAGGGGGAGCTGCTCCGGGAGTTGATGGCCGCGACGGCTCCGGCCGCGCGCGGCGGGCGGGGAAAGACCACGGGCGGAGCGGATATCGCCGCCGCCGCGGGGACGATCAGGGAGTCGGGGCGGACGGTGATCCTGCTCGGGCCGATGCTGTTGGACCGGACGGACGGGCCCGACCTGCTGCGGGCGGTGCACGCCTGGGCGGCGGCGCTCGGGGCCGCGGTGATGCCGCTTCCCTCCCAGAACAACTTCCTCGGCGCCCTGCTCATGGGCGCGGTCGGCGAGCTGCTCCCCGGCGGGGCAGCCTGGGCCGACACCGCCGCCCGGGACCGCCTCGCCCGGCGCTGGCAGTCCGCGCTGCCGGCGGAAGGCGCGCAGTGGAACAGTTCCCTGGTCGGCCGCGGCCCGCGCCGGAAGGTCCTCTACCTTCTGGGGGAGGTGATCCCGAATCCGCGGGCCGGCGCCGAGACGGTGATATTCCAGAACATCTTCCACCCGCCGGACCTCACCGGGGCCGACCTCGTGCTGCCGGCGGCGGCGTTCAGCGAGACCGACGGCACGGTGATCAACGGGGAGGGGCGCGTCCAGCGGCTGCACCGGGCGCTCGACCCGCCGGGGGACGCGGCGCCCGACTGGGAGATTGTCTGCCGGATCGCGCGCGCCATGGGTGCGGCGGGGTTCGCGTTCGGCTCGGCGCGGGAGATCCACGAGGAGATCGCGACTCTGATCGAAGGTTTCGACGCATTCGATGCACCCGCGCGGGCGCCGCACCGGTGGCCGCTGGCCGAGTGCGACTTGCCCGCGGCCGCGTCCGCACCCCGGTCGGACGGCTCGGCGACAAATCCGTTTCTGCTATTAACCACCAACCTCGAGCACACCCACCGGGGGTTCGCCATGGCCGACCGGGTGGCCGGTCTGTCGCGGCTCTATCCGCTGCGGGTGGTCGAGATGAACCCGGTCGACGCCCGGACGATGGGGATTGCCGACGGCGAGACGGTGGCGGTTACCGCAGAGGGGCTGGACCGGTGCTGGCCGGTGTGCGTGACGGCGGCGCAGCCCGAGGGTCTGCTCCACGTGGTGCTGCCGCCGGGCGAACTCGACGGTGCGAACCCGCGCCGCGTGCAGGTGAGGAAATGCCATGTATAA
- a CDS encoding sulfide/dihydroorotate dehydrogenase-like FAD/NAD-binding protein encodes MYKVIDNRMVVPNIHMLRVEAPHVSREARPGQFVIVRAEDDGERIPLSISDWDARDGTIVVVYKNVGATTNRLSNVRPGESLLTVVGPLGKETEIDTYGTVLCVGGCYGIGSIYPIARALRERGNRVIVVGEARSSYLTFWDDKLRAAAHRVVWITRDGTRGLRGHVPRLSEVIGQESGPINRAIVNGCTFLMKRVSDMTRPLGIKTIVSLNPIMIDGTGMCGVCRVSVGGATRFACVDGPDFDGHEVDWTELLQRRKSYLTEEIIPQSTSRCEEHAGNA; translated from the coding sequence ATGTATAAAGTAATCGACAACCGCATGGTCGTCCCGAACATCCACATGCTCCGGGTGGAGGCGCCCCACGTGTCGCGCGAGGCGCGGCCGGGACAGTTCGTGATCGTCCGGGCCGAGGATGACGGCGAGCGCATTCCGCTGTCGATATCCGACTGGGACGCCCGCGACGGCACGATCGTCGTCGTCTACAAGAACGTCGGCGCCACCACCAACCGCCTCTCCAACGTCCGGCCAGGGGAAAGCCTTCTCACGGTCGTCGGTCCGCTCGGGAAGGAGACGGAGATCGACACCTACGGCACGGTGCTGTGCGTCGGGGGATGCTACGGGATCGGGAGCATTTACCCGATCGCGCGGGCGCTGCGCGAGCGGGGCAACCGCGTCATCGTCGTCGGCGAGGCCCGCAGCTCCTACCTCACGTTCTGGGACGACAAGCTGCGGGCGGCGGCGCACCGGGTGGTCTGGATCACGCGGGACGGGACGCGCGGTCTGCGCGGGCACGTGCCGCGCCTGTCGGAGGTGATCGGGCAGGAGTCGGGCCCGATAAATCGCGCCATCGTCAACGGCTGCACGTTCCTGATGAAGCGGGTGTCGGACATGACCCGCCCCCTCGGCATCAAGACGATCGTCAGCCTGAACCCGATCATGATCGACGGCACGGGCATGTGCGGCGTCTGCCGGGTCTCGGTCGGCGGCGCCACCCGCTTCGCCTGTGTCGACGGTCCGGACTTTGACGGCCACGAGGTCGACTGGACTGAGCTTCTCCAGCGCCGCAAGTCGTATTTGACCGAAGAGATTATTCCGCAGTCGACGAGCCGGTGCGAGGAGCACGCCGGCAACGCGTAA
- the gltA gene encoding NADPH-dependent glutamate synthase — protein sequence MTEEPQRKKIDPHRREMPKQAAEVRRRNFHEVALGYPIATAVAEAKRCLQCKKPKCVSNCPVEIDIPGFIQHIADGDFAGGTRVLKEKNCLPAVCGRVCPQEEQCEKTCLLEKKGCAVAIGRLERFLADWEAAQGDPELPSIPAPTGRTIAVVGGGPAGLTVAGDLIKLGHRVTIFEALHKMGGVLMYGIPEFRLPKAIVAREVNYLRMLGVEIITDFVVGKTRPLARLLEEFDAIFIGAGAGLPWFMQIPGENLNGVYSANEYLTRMNLMKGYLFPDSPTPIKGHTRVAVIGGGNVAMDCARTALRLGAETRIIYRRSRQELPARLEEVENAEEEGVILDLLTLPVKYIGDSDGWVREIECIRMELGEPDASGRRSPVPVKDSNFRVAVDAVVCAIGNSPNPLIPTTTAGLEIGKKGNIVADDATGRTSLARVWAGGDVVTGAATVILAMGAGRKAARSMHEFLMAPR from the coding sequence ATGACAGAAGAACCGCAGCGAAAGAAGATCGACCCGCACCGGCGGGAGATGCCCAAGCAGGCGGCCGAGGTGCGCCGGCGCAACTTTCACGAGGTGGCGCTGGGCTACCCGATCGCGACGGCCGTGGCCGAGGCGAAGCGCTGCCTGCAGTGCAAGAAGCCGAAGTGCGTGAGCAACTGCCCGGTCGAGATCGACATCCCGGGGTTCATCCAGCACATTGCCGACGGCGATTTCGCCGGCGGCACGCGGGTCCTCAAGGAGAAGAACTGTCTCCCGGCCGTGTGCGGCCGCGTCTGCCCGCAGGAAGAGCAGTGCGAGAAGACCTGCCTGCTGGAGAAGAAGGGCTGCGCGGTGGCGATCGGGCGGCTCGAGCGGTTCCTCGCCGACTGGGAGGCGGCCCAGGGGGATCCCGAGCTCCCGTCGATCCCCGCGCCGACCGGGCGCACGATCGCGGTTGTCGGCGGAGGGCCGGCGGGCCTGACAGTCGCGGGCGACCTGATCAAGCTGGGCCACCGGGTCACGATCTTCGAGGCGCTCCACAAGATGGGGGGGGTCCTGATGTACGGGATCCCCGAGTTCCGGCTGCCCAAAGCGATCGTCGCGCGCGAGGTGAACTACCTGCGCATGCTGGGCGTGGAGATCATCACCGATTTCGTCGTGGGCAAGACGCGGCCGCTCGCCCGCCTGCTTGAGGAATTCGACGCGATCTTCATCGGGGCGGGCGCCGGACTCCCCTGGTTTATGCAGATACCCGGCGAGAACCTCAACGGCGTCTACTCCGCCAACGAGTACCTCACGCGGATGAATCTGATGAAGGGGTACCTCTTCCCCGACTCCCCGACGCCGATCAAGGGGCACACGCGGGTGGCGGTGATCGGCGGCGGCAACGTCGCCATGGACTGCGCCCGCACCGCCCTCCGCCTGGGCGCGGAGACGCGCATCATCTACCGCCGCTCCCGCCAGGAGTTGCCGGCGCGGCTCGAGGAGGTCGAGAACGCGGAGGAGGAGGGGGTGATTCTGGATTTGCTGACGCTGCCGGTGAAGTACATCGGCGACAGCGACGGCTGGGTGCGGGAGATCGAGTGCATCCGCATGGAACTTGGCGAGCCGGACGCCTCCGGGCGCCGCTCGCCGGTGCCGGTCAAGGATTCGAATTTCCGGGTGGCCGTCGACGCGGTCGTGTGCGCGATCGGAAACAGCCCGAACCCGCTGATACCGACGACGACGGCGGGGCTGGAGATCGGCAAGAAGGGGAACATCGTGGCCGATGACGCGACCGGGCGCACCTCACTGGCGCGGGTGTGGGCGGGCGGCGACGTGGTGACGGGTGCGGCGACGGTGATTCTCGCGATGGGAGCCGGTCGCAAGGCCGCCCGCTCCATGCACGAGTTTTTGATGGCGCCGCGCTAA
- a CDS encoding cysteine synthase family protein: MVNSYGNVLQAIGDTSMVQLRRVAPPGAAAIVAKLEWENPTGSMKDRAALAMIARAEADGRLKSGDTVVEYTGGSTGISLALVCLARGYRLRIVSSDAFSRDKLRHMAALGAELTLVPSEGGLTTKKLILDMIEAARELSRQPRTYWTNQLSNADSIEGYRSLGEEIWTQTGGRVDAFVHCVGTAASLRGVAAVLKERRPAIRVAAVEPAESAVLSGGRPGPHKIEGVGIGYTPPLWDPGLVDEIVAVGTAEAKAMARRLAREEGIFAGTSSGANVLAAIAVARRLGPRATVVTLMADTGLKYVSTDVFEG; the protein is encoded by the coding sequence ATGGTGAATTCATACGGGAATGTTCTTCAGGCGATCGGCGACACGTCGATGGTGCAGCTCCGCAGAGTCGCGCCGCCGGGCGCCGCCGCCATTGTCGCCAAGCTCGAGTGGGAAAACCCTACCGGGAGCATGAAAGACCGCGCCGCTCTGGCCATGATCGCCCGGGCCGAGGCCGACGGCCGGCTGAAATCCGGCGACACGGTTGTCGAGTACACCGGCGGAAGCACCGGCATCTCGCTGGCCCTCGTCTGTCTCGCCCGGGGGTACCGCCTGCGCATCGTCTCCTCCGATGCTTTCAGCCGGGACAAGCTCAGGCACATGGCGGCCCTGGGCGCGGAGCTGACCCTGGTCCCCAGCGAGGGCGGCCTGACCACCAAGAAGCTCATTCTCGATATGATCGAGGCCGCCCGCGAGCTCAGCCGGCAACCCCGCACCTACTGGACCAACCAGCTCAGCAACGCCGACAGCATCGAGGGCTACCGGTCCCTCGGCGAGGAGATCTGGACCCAGACCGGCGGCCGGGTCGATGCCTTCGTGCACTGCGTCGGCACGGCCGCGTCGCTGCGCGGTGTCGCCGCCGTCCTGAAAGAGCGCCGACCCGCCATCCGCGTGGCGGCCGTCGAGCCGGCGGAATCCGCCGTCCTCTCCGGGGGCCGCCCGGGACCGCACAAGATCGAGGGCGTGGGGATCGGCTACACCCCGCCCCTGTGGGATCCCGGCCTGGTCGATGAGATTGTCGCGGTGGGCACCGCCGAGGCCAAGGCGATGGCGCGGCGGCTCGCGCGCGAGGAGGGGATCTTTGCGGGAACTTCGTCGGGGGCGAACGTCCTCGCGGCCATCGCGGTCGCCCGGCGGCTCGGCCCCCGGGCCACGGTCGTCACCCTGATGGCGGACACGGGGCTGAAATACGTGAGCACCGACGTATTCGAGGGATAG